One part of the Aricia agestis chromosome Z, ilAriAges1.1, whole genome shotgun sequence genome encodes these proteins:
- the LOC121738795 gene encoding respirasome Complex Assembly Factor 1: MANRAKVSETNNKDKVESTWVRAFRPSAEWPDKEEFLDVVYWIRQLLGIVLGLVWGLIPLKGFFGLFMFVSANAASLYVYVSNYQRVDEEEYGGMWEITKEGFVTSFAGFLVTWIIVYTGLHGQASL; this comes from the exons ATGGCAAATAGAGCTAAGGTCTCAGAGACCAATAACAAAGACAAAGTTGAGAGTACATGGGTTAGGGCTTTTAGACCGAGTGCAGAGTGGCCGGACAAG GAGGAGTTTCTAGATGTGGTTTACTGGATCAGGCAGTTACTAGGCATAGTCTTAGGTTTAGTTTGGGGTCTCATTCCCTTGAAGGGCTTCTTCGGTTTATTTAT GTTTGTAAGTGCAAACGCCGCTTCGCTGTATGTTTATGTGAGTAATTACCAAAGAGTCGATGAGGAGGAATATGGTGGGATGTGGGAAATAACTAAGGAAGGTTTCGTGACGTCGTTTGCTGGATTTCTG GTTACATGGATAATAGTTTATACAGGGTTACATGGACAAGCTAGTTTATGA
- the LOC121738687 gene encoding probable tRNA N6-adenosine threonylcarbamoyltransferase → MVIAIGFEGSANKLGVGIVRDGEILSNCRRTYITPPGEGFLPRETAEHHQQNIHEVLQEALDKSGIKPEDIDVVCYTKGPGMGAPLMVCAIVARTCALLWNKPILGVNHCIGHIEMGRLITKANNPTVLYVSGGNTQIIAYSRQRYRIFGETIDIAVGNCLDRFARVLKLSNAPSPGYNIEQMAKKGKKYVHLPYCVKGMDVSFSGILSYMEDKIDELLKDYTPEDLCYSLQETIFAMLVEITERAMAHCGSNEVLLVGGVGCNERLQEMMGVMCSERGAKIFATDERFCIDNGVMIAHAGAVAFEAGVRMDFKDATITQRYRTDDVLVTWRDD, encoded by the exons ATGGTGATAGCTATAGGATTTGAAGGCAGTGCAAACAAGTTAGGCGTTGGAATAGTTCGAGATGGTGAAATACTTTCAAACTGCAGAAGAACGTATATCACACCACCCGGAGAAG GTTTTCTTCCGAGAGAAACCGCAGAACACCACCAACAGAACATTCATGAGGTCCTGCAAGAAGCTTTAGACAAGTCGGGTATCAAACCAGAGGATATAGATGTGGTGTGTTACACGAAGGGCCCAGGGATGGGAGCACCGTTAATGGTTTGTGCTATTGTCGCGAGAACCTGCGCTTTACTCTGGAACAAGCCAATTCTGGGAGTCAACCATTGCATTGGCC ATATTGAAATGGGGAGACTTATAACAAAAGCTAACAATCCCACAGTGTTATATGTGAGTGGGGGAAACACACAAATAATTGCATACTCCCGGCAACGGTACAGAATATTTGGTGAAACAATAGATATTGCCGTTGGGAATTGTTTGGATAG GTTTGCAAGAGTTCTGAAACTATCAAATGCTCCTAGCCCAGGATATAATATTGAACAGATGGCTAAGAAGGGAAAGAAATATGTGCATCTGCCTTATTGTGTGAAAG GCATGGATGTAAGTTTCTCTGGCATTCTTTCGTATATGGAGGATAAAATTGATGAGCTACTAAAGGATTATACTCCTGAGGATCTCTGTTATTCTTTACAAGAAACAATATTTGCCATGCTAGTGGAGATAACTGAAAGAGCCATGGCTCATTGTGGATCCAATGAG GTATTGTTAGTCGGTGGTGTCGGTTGCAATGAGCGATTGCAAGAAATGATGGGCGTTATGTGTTCGGAGCGGGGTGCGAAAATATTTGCCACAGACGAGAGATTCTGCATTGACAATGGAGTGATGATAGCCCATGCTGGGGCGGTTGCCTTCGAGGCTGGTGTGCGAATGGACTTTAAAGATGCTACCATCACACAGAGATATAGAACTGATGATGTCCTTGTAACATGGAGAGATGATTGA
- the LOC121739084 gene encoding uncharacterized protein LOC121739084, translating to MCPILKKVYDVDPNNSEGVKEAVTSFFQHLSKHKEVETNAWLRALEHVICRFPKYCVSHRNNIEVYVSGYLNTNDYFQVIEAAKCAHAVQQVRQPQDKGATAKTSWRYQINSLCKAAHTLIDALFKNAVDMYKGISEDKTPSSSTPFSSVLDNITKVPNNVNRKPLLLTRLKNILVFIQAMLVEIYPVAKPIEPQIILDLALRSQSVTSGAEINQQLADIKVEALRTLDALVICLGSNLLPYSPLIVRFVMQTLRWSSDNPSEEASCVRCHAYRSLRRWLSVLRCHKCGDSWLEQLTAHILDDITPATKTVQLTIGPAPVKHMSKKARRKQANAMLKESSIAVHMPGEKNKIHSNKTVSNEVAMAALNCAEIFLTVCGRFLKPTTHKIYQERLVRECFNADSYKSEQLLALLSVLEASRKTTPFGVPPPTQYCLHLYSVLLNRNEEISKFCSQAILDIRLHLHCSPPSLNYNLETPISEQNGSSKRKKVSEKNRAALEALLGKDRVTQLDYDVIVPDEPSPKKPRLEVQDNISISSGSSSSVVVSDESDDDVQEVEITAEESEKTDNIEETVVNKTVENNIEEEIMVGKIVENNSNDNVDSTSQNEIDTHATQISITPENQTLHNDDVNSSSLDINNKIVSETNGNLSQKGNAIHEAATQAFNVSNDTFDDEERPLSMEVSYDYPNTGTETVTVLEKEDGDNLPSTNETDDIQITCGQVIKSSQDACDKVSSSIDDVPESKVNGTITVDIVENGCDMGDKKPVLVNGIASVDSINMKDKNEGISVDDMLADFVDEVN from the exons GTTCCCAAAGTATTGTGTATCACATAGGAATAATATAGAAGTATATGTCAGTGGTTACTTGAATACAAATGACTATTTTCAAGTTATTGAAGCTGCTAAGTGTGCACATGCTGTACAACag GTGAGACAGCCTCAAGACAAAGGAGCCACAGCGAAAACAAGCTGGAGATACCAAATTAATTCACTATGTAAAGCAGCACATACATTAATAGatgctttatttaaaaatgcagtTGATATGTATAAAGGAATTTCTGAG GATAAAACTCCAAGTTCGAGTACTCCTTTTTCAAGTGTGTTGGATAATATTACAAAAGTGCCAAACAATGTTAACAGAAAGCCTCTATTGTTGACAAgacttaaaaatatacttgtaTTCATTCAAGCTATGCTAGT CGAAATATACCCAGTGGCAAAACCTATAGAGCCCCAAATAATTTTGGACTTGGCATTAAGATCGCAAAGTGTGACCAGTGGAGCAGAAATAAACCAACAGCTAGCTGACATTAAAGTTGAAGCGCTAAGGACTCTAGATGCTTTAGTTATATG ccTGGGATCCAACCTATTACCATACTCGCCATTGATAGTAAGATTTGTGATGCAGACTTTGAGATGGAGCAGCGACAATCCCAGTGAAGAAGCAAG TTGTGTACGCTGTCACGCGTACCGCTCGCTCCGGCGCTGGCTGTCGGTGCTGCGGTGTCACAAGTGCGGGGACTCGTGGCTGGAGCAGCTGACCGCTCACATACTCGACGATATCACACCCgctactaaaactgtgcagcTAACT ATTGGTCCCGCCCCAGTGAAACATATGAGTAAAAAGGCGCGGCGGAAACAAGCGAATGCGATGCTGAAAGAGAGTTCTATTGCAGTGCACATGCCAGGggagaaaaataaaatacactC AAACAAAACAGTGAGCAATGAAGTGGCAATGGCGGCTTTGAACTGTGCAGAGATATTCCTCACAGTTTGTGGTAGATTCCTCAAACCCACAACACATAAG ATTTATCAAGAGCGCTTAGTCCGCGAGTGTTTCAACGCCGATTCGTACAAGAGCGAGCAATTGTTGGCCCTTCTCAGTGTGTTAGAAGCTTCCAGAAAGACGACACCATTTGGCGTACCGCCGCCTACTCAGTACTGTCTTCATCTTTATAGTGTACTATTGAATAGAAATGAAGAG ATATCAAAGTTCTGCTCACAAGCGATATTGGACATAAGGCTGCACTTACACTGTTCGCCACCGTCACTCAATTATAACTTAGAAACGCCCATATCAGAACAGAATGGAAGTAGCAAGAGAAAGAAGGTTTCGGAGAAGAATAGAGCCGCCTTAGAAGCTCTTTTGGGCAAAGACAG AGTGACGCAACTTGACTATGATGTAATAGTTCCCGATGAGCCATCGCCTAAGAAACCACGACTAGAAGTACAAGACAATATAAGTATCAGTAGTGGATCAAGTAGTTCTGTAGTCGTCAGTGATGAATCAGATGACGATGTTCAGGAGGTAGAAATAACTGCTGAAGAAAGTGAAAAGACAGATAACATAGAAGAAACAGTTGTGAACAAGACTGTAGAAAACAATATTGAAGAAGAAATAATGGTAGGTAAAATTGTAGAAAATAATTCAAATGACAATGTTGATTCCACGTCACAAAATGAAATCGACACTCATGCAACACAAATTTCTATAACACCAGAAAATCAAACTTTACATAATGATGATGTTAATTCATCTTCACTtgatataaataacaaaatagtgTCTGAAACAAATGGAAACTTGTCACAGAAAGGTAATGCAATACATGAAGCTGCAACACAAGCTTTTAACGTTTCAAATGATACATTCGATGATGAGGAAAGACCCCTTTCTATGGAGGTAAGCTACGACTATCCAAACACGGGAACAGAAACGGTCACAGTACTAGAGAAAGAAGATGGTGACAATCTTCCCAGTACTAACGAAACAGATGACATACAAATAACTTGTGGACAAGTGATAAAATCATCCCAAGATGCGTGTGATAAAGTATCGAGTAGTATTGATGATGTACCAGAGTCGAAAGTGAATGGAACAATCACTGTGGATATTGTTGAAAATGGTTGTGACATGGGAGATAAAAAACCTGTTTTAGTAAATGGAATTGCTAGTGTGGATTCTATAAATATGAAGGACAAAAATGAGGGTATTTCAGTTGACGACATGTTAGCTGATTTTGTTGATGAAGTAAATTGA